Proteins encoded within one genomic window of Lagenorhynchus albirostris chromosome 9, mLagAlb1.1, whole genome shotgun sequence:
- the INPPL1 gene encoding phosphatidylinositol 3,4,5-trisphosphate 5-phosphatase 2 isoform X3, with protein MASACGAPGPGGAGPGAVLGSPAPAWYHRDLSRAAAEELLARAGRDGSFLVRDSESVAGAFALCVLYQKHVHTYRILPDGEDFLAVQTSQGVPVRRFQTLGELIGLYAQPNQGLVCALLLPVEREREPDLPDDRDASDGEDEKPPLPPRSGSTSISAPLGPSSPLPAPETPTTPAAESAPNGLSTVSHEYLKGSYGLDLEAVRGGASNLPHLTRTLATSCRRLHSEVDKVLSGLEILSKVFDQQSSPMVTRLLQQQNPPQTGEQELESLVLKLSVLKDFLSGIQKKALKALQDMSSTAPPTPLQPSTRKAKTIPVQAFEVKLDVTLGDLTKIGKSQKFTLSVDVEGGRLVLLRRQRDSQEDWTTFTHDRIRQLIKSQRVQNKLGVVFEKEKDRTQRKDFIFVSARKREAFCQLLQLMKNKHSKQDEPDMISVFIGTWNMGSVPPPKNVTSWFTSKGLGKTLDEVTVTIPHDIYVFGTQENSVGDREWLDLLRGSLKELTDLDYRPIAMQSLWNIKVAVLVKPEHENRISHVSTSSVKTGIANTLGNKGAVGVSFMFNGTSFGFVNCHLTSGNEKTARRNQNYLDILRLLSLGDRQLSAFDISLRFTHLFWFGDLNYRLDMDIQEILNYISRKEFEPLLRVDQLNLEREKHKVFLRFSEEEISFPPTYRYERGSRDTYAWHKQKPTGVRTNVPSWCDRILWKSYPETHIICNSYGCTDDIVTSDHSPVFGTFEVGVTSQFISKKGLSKTSDQAYIEFESIEAIVKTASRTKFFIEFYSTCLEEYKKSFENDAQSSDNINFLKVQWSSRQLPTLKPILADIEYLQDQHLLLTVKSMDGYESYGECVVALKSMIGSTAQQFLTFLSHRGEETGNIRGSMKVRVPTERLGTRERLYEWISIDKDEAGAKSKAPSVSRGSQEPRSGSRKPASGEASCPLSKLFEEPEKPPPTGRPPAPPRAAPREEPLTPRLKPEGAPELEGVVAPSPKNSFNNPAYYVLEGVPHQLLPPEPPSPARAPVPPATKNKVAITVPAPQLGRHRPPRVGEGSSSDEESGGTLPPPDFPPPPLPDSAIFLPPSLDPLPGPVIRGRSAGEARGPPPPKAHPRPPLPPGPSPTSTFLGEAASGDDRSCSVLQMAKTLSEVDYAPAGPGRSVLLPGPLELQPPRGLPSDYGRPLSFPPPRIRESIQEDLAEEAPCPQVGRSGGLGEAGMGAWLRAIGLERYEEGLVHNGWDDLEFLSDITEEDLEEAGVQDPAHKRLLLDTLQLSK; from the exons ACCTCGCAGGGTGTGCCTGTGCGCCGCTTCCAGACCCTGGGGGAGCTCATCGGCCTGTACGCCCAGCCCAACCAGGGCCTGGTGTGTGCCCTGCTTCTGCCTGTGGAGCGGGAGCGAGAGCCAGACCTGCCGGATGACCGCGATGCCTCAG ATGGGGAGGATGAGAAGCCCCCACTGCCCCCGCGCTCTGGCTCTACCAGCATTTCTGCCCCCCTCGGGCCCAGCAGCCCCCTGCCAGCCCCTGAGACCCCCACGACTCCGGCTGCTGAGAG TGCTCCCAATGGGCTGAGCACTGTCTCGCACGAGTACCTGAAGGGTAGCTACGGGCTGGATCTGGAGGCTGTGCGGGGTGGAGCCAGCAACCTGCCGCACCTCACCCGCACCCTTGCCACCTCATGCCGGAGGCTGCACAG TGAGGTGGACAAGGTCCTGTCGGGCCTGGAGATCCTGTCCAAGGTGTTTGACCAGCAGAGCTCGCCCATGGTGACCCGCCTTTTGCAGCAGCAG AACCCACCACAGACTGGGGAGCAGGAGCTAGAGAGCCTGGTGCTAAAGCTGTCAGTGCTAAAGGACTTCCTGTCAGGCATCCAGAAGAAG GCCCTGAAGGCCCTACAGGACATGAGTTCCACAGCACCCCCGACCCCGCTGCAGCCATCCACACGTAAGGCCAAGACCATCCCCGTGCAGGCCTTTGAG GTGAAGCTGGATGTGACCCTGGGTGACCTGACCAAGATTGGGAAGTCACAGAAGTTCACGCTGAGTGTGGACGTGGAGGGTGGGCGGCTGGTGCTACTTCGGAGACAGCGGGACTCACAGGAGGACTGGACGACCTTCACGCATGACCGCA TCCGCCAGCTCATTAAGTCCCAGCGGGTCCAGAACAAGTTGGGCGTCGTGTTTGAGAAAGAGAAGGACCGGACACAGCGCAAGGACTTCATCTTTGTCAGCGCCCGG AAGCGGGAGGCCTTCTGCCAGCTGCTGCAGCTCATGAAGAATAAGCACTCCAAGCAGGACGAGCCCGACATGATCTCCGTCTTCATAGGCACCTGGAACATGG GAAGTGTGCCGCCTCCAAAAAATGTGACATCTTGGTTCACATCGAAGGGTCTGGGGAAGACCCTGGATGAGGTCACGGTGACCATACCCCATGACATCTATGTTTTTGGGACCCAGGAGAACTCGGTGGGCGACCGCGAGTGGCTGGACCTGCTCCGCGGGagcctcaaggagctcacagatcTGGATTACCGCCCG ATTGCCATGCAGTCACTGTGGAACATCAAGGTGGCTGTGCTGGTCAAGCCAGAGCATGAGAACCGCATCAGCCACGTCAGTACATCCAGTGTGAAGACTGGCATCGCCAATACCCTGG GAAACAAGGGGGCCGTGGGTGTCTCCTTCATGTTCAATGGCACCTCGTTTGGCTTTGTGAATTGCCACCTCACCTCGGGAAATGAGAAGACTGCCCG ACGGAACCAGAACTACCTGGACATCCTGCGGCTGCTCTCGCTGGGTGACCGGCAGCTCAGTGCCTTTGACATCTCTCTGCGTTTCACTCACCTCTTCTGGTTCGGGGACCTCAACTACCGCCTTGACATGGATATACAG GAGATCCTGAACTACATCAGCAGGAAGGAGTTTGAGCCCCTGCTCAGGGTGGACCAGCTCAACCTGGAGCGGGAAAAGCACAAGGTTTTCCTTCGATTCA GTGAGGAGGAgatctccttcccacccacctACCGCTATGAGCGGGGTTCCCGGGACACATACGCCTGGCACAAGCAGAAGCCAACTGGG GTCCGGACCAACGTGCCTTCATGGTGTGACCGGATTCTCTGGAAGTCCTATCCCGAGACCCACATCATCTGCAATTCCTATG gctgcaCAGATGACATCGTCACCAGCGACCACTCCCCCGTGTTTGGGACATTTGAGGTTGGAGTTACCTCTCAGTTCATCTCCAAGAAAG GGCTCTCAAAGACCTCAGACCAGGCCTACATCGAGTTTGAGAGCATCGAGGCCATTGTGAAGACAGCCAGCCGCACCAAGTTCTTCATTGAGTTCTACTCCACCTGCCTGGAGG agtACAAGAAGAGCTTCGAAAATGATGCCCAGAGCAGTGACAACATCAACTTCCTCAAGGTGCAGTGGTCCTCACGCCAGCTGCCCACG ctcAAGCCCATTCTGGCTGACATCGAGTACCTGCAGGACCAGCACCTCCTGCTCACAGTCAAGTCCATGGACGGCTACGAATCCTATG GGGAGTGCGTGGTGGCGCTCAAGTCCATGATTGGCAGCACGGCCCAGCAGTTCCTGACCTTCCTGTCCCACCGCGGCGAAGAGACAGGCAACATCCGTGGCTCCATGAAGGTGCGGGTGCCCACAGAGCGCCTGGGCACCCGTGAGCGACTCTATG agTGGATCAGCATTGATAAGGATGAGGCAGGAGCAAAGAGCAAAGCCCCCTCTGTGTCCCGAGGCAGCCAGGAGCCCAG GTCAGGGAGCCGCAAGCCAGCCTCTGGAGAGGCCTCCTGTCCACTCTCCAAGTTATTTGAAGAACCAGAGAAACCACCACCAACTGggaggcccccagccccacctcgaGCTGCTCCCCGGGAGGAGCCCTTGACCCCCAG GTTGAAGCCAGAGGGCGCTCCAGAGCTGGAAGGGGTGGTGGCGCCCTCACCTAAGAACAGCTTCAATAACCCTGCTTACTACGTCCTTGAAGGGGTCCCACACCAGCTGCTGCCCCCGGAGCCACCCTCGCCTGCCAGGGCCCCTGTCCCACCTGCCACCAAGAACAAAGTGGCCATCACAGTGCCTGCTCCGCAGCTTGGGCGCCACCGGCCTCCCCGTGTGGGAGAGGGAAGCTCATCAGATGAAGAGTCTGGGGGCACACTGCCCCCTCCAGACtttccacccccacctctgccggATTCGGCCATCTTCCTGCCCCCCAGCCTGGATCCTTTGCCAGGGCCAGTGATCCGGGGCCGCAGTGCAGGTGAGGCCCGTGGCCCACCACCTCCCAAGGCCCATCCAAGACCCCCACTGCCCCCAGGCCCCTCTCCCACCAGCACTTTCCTGGGGGAGGCAGCCAGTGGGGATGACCGCTCCTGCTCAGTGCTGCAGATGGCCAAGACACTGAGTGAGGTGGACTACGCTCCTGCTGGGCCTGGCCGCTCCGTGCTCCTGCCAGGACCCCTGGAGCTGCAGCCGCCCCGGGGACTGCCCTCGGACTATGGCCGGCCTCTCAGCTTCCCTCCACCTCGCATCCGAGAGAGCATTCAGGAGGACCTGGCAGAAGAG GCTCCGTGCCCGCAGGTCGGGCGGTCTGGTGGGCTGGGCGAGGCAGGCATGGGAGCCTGGCTGCGGGCCATCGGCTTGGAGCGCTATGAGGAGGGCCTGGTGCACAATGGCTGGGACGACCTGGAGTTTCTcag CGACATCACCGAAGAAGATCTGGAGGAAGCTGGGGTGCAGGACCCGGCTCACAAGCGCCTCCTTCTGGACACCCTGCAGCTCAGCAAGTGA
- the INPPL1 gene encoding phosphatidylinositol 3,4,5-trisphosphate 5-phosphatase 2 isoform X1 produces the protein MASACGAPGPGGAGPGAVLGSPAPAWYHRDLSRAAAEELLARAGRDGSFLVRDSESVAGAFALCVLYQKHVHTYRILPDGEDFLAVQTSQGVPVRRFQTLGELIGLYAQPNQGLVCALLLPVEREREPDLPDDRDASDGEDEKPPLPPRSGSTSISAPLGPSSPLPAPETPTTPAAESAPNGLSTVSHEYLKGSYGLDLEAVRGGASNLPHLTRTLATSCRRLHSEVDKVLSGLEILSKVFDQQSSPMVTRLLQQQNPPQTGEQELESLVLKLSVLKDFLSGIQKKALKALQDMSSTAPPTPLQPSTRKAKTIPVQAFEVKLDVTLGDLTKIGKSQKFTLSVDVEGGRLVLLRRQRDSQEDWTTFTHDRIRQLIKSQRVQNKLGVVFEKEKDRTQRKDFIFVSARKREAFCQLLQLMKNKHSKQDEPDMISVFIGTWNMGSVPPPKNVTSWFTSKGLGKTLDEVTVTIPHDIYVFGTQENSVGDREWLDLLRGSLKELTDLDYRPIAMQSLWNIKVAVLVKPEHENRISHVSTSSVKTGIANTLGNKGAVGVSFMFNGTSFGFVNCHLTSGNEKTARRNQNYLDILRLLSLGDRQLSAFDISLRFTHLFWFGDLNYRLDMDIQEILNYISRKEFEPLLRVDQLNLEREKHKVFLRFSEEEISFPPTYRYERGSRDTYAWHKQKPTGVRTNVPSWCDRILWKSYPETHIICNSYGCTDDIVTSDHSPVFGTFEVGVTSQFISKKGLSKTSDQAYIEFESIEAIVKTASRTKFFIEFYSTCLEEYKKSFENDAQSSDNINFLKVQWSSRQLPTLKPILADIEYLQDQHLLLTVKSMDGYESYGECVVALKSMIGSTAQQFLTFLSHRGEETGNIRGSMKVRVPTERLGTRERLYEWISIDKDEAGAKSKAPSVSRGSQEPRSGSRKPASGEASCPLSKLFEEPEKPPPTGRPPAPPRAAPREEPLTPRLKPEGAPELEGVVAPSPKNSFNNPAYYVLEGVPHQLLPPEPPSPARAPVPPATKNKVAITVPAPQLGRHRPPRVGEGSSSDEESGGTLPPPDFPPPPLPDSAIFLPPSLDPLPGPVIRGRSAGEARGPPPPKAHPRPPLPPGPSPTSTFLGEAASGDDRSCSVLQMAKTLSEVDYAPAGPGRSVLLPGPLELQPPRGLPSDYGRPLSFPPPRIRESIQEDLAEERHHRRRSGGSWGAGPGSQAPPSGHPAAQQVIAVALRS, from the exons ACCTCGCAGGGTGTGCCTGTGCGCCGCTTCCAGACCCTGGGGGAGCTCATCGGCCTGTACGCCCAGCCCAACCAGGGCCTGGTGTGTGCCCTGCTTCTGCCTGTGGAGCGGGAGCGAGAGCCAGACCTGCCGGATGACCGCGATGCCTCAG ATGGGGAGGATGAGAAGCCCCCACTGCCCCCGCGCTCTGGCTCTACCAGCATTTCTGCCCCCCTCGGGCCCAGCAGCCCCCTGCCAGCCCCTGAGACCCCCACGACTCCGGCTGCTGAGAG TGCTCCCAATGGGCTGAGCACTGTCTCGCACGAGTACCTGAAGGGTAGCTACGGGCTGGATCTGGAGGCTGTGCGGGGTGGAGCCAGCAACCTGCCGCACCTCACCCGCACCCTTGCCACCTCATGCCGGAGGCTGCACAG TGAGGTGGACAAGGTCCTGTCGGGCCTGGAGATCCTGTCCAAGGTGTTTGACCAGCAGAGCTCGCCCATGGTGACCCGCCTTTTGCAGCAGCAG AACCCACCACAGACTGGGGAGCAGGAGCTAGAGAGCCTGGTGCTAAAGCTGTCAGTGCTAAAGGACTTCCTGTCAGGCATCCAGAAGAAG GCCCTGAAGGCCCTACAGGACATGAGTTCCACAGCACCCCCGACCCCGCTGCAGCCATCCACACGTAAGGCCAAGACCATCCCCGTGCAGGCCTTTGAG GTGAAGCTGGATGTGACCCTGGGTGACCTGACCAAGATTGGGAAGTCACAGAAGTTCACGCTGAGTGTGGACGTGGAGGGTGGGCGGCTGGTGCTACTTCGGAGACAGCGGGACTCACAGGAGGACTGGACGACCTTCACGCATGACCGCA TCCGCCAGCTCATTAAGTCCCAGCGGGTCCAGAACAAGTTGGGCGTCGTGTTTGAGAAAGAGAAGGACCGGACACAGCGCAAGGACTTCATCTTTGTCAGCGCCCGG AAGCGGGAGGCCTTCTGCCAGCTGCTGCAGCTCATGAAGAATAAGCACTCCAAGCAGGACGAGCCCGACATGATCTCCGTCTTCATAGGCACCTGGAACATGG GAAGTGTGCCGCCTCCAAAAAATGTGACATCTTGGTTCACATCGAAGGGTCTGGGGAAGACCCTGGATGAGGTCACGGTGACCATACCCCATGACATCTATGTTTTTGGGACCCAGGAGAACTCGGTGGGCGACCGCGAGTGGCTGGACCTGCTCCGCGGGagcctcaaggagctcacagatcTGGATTACCGCCCG ATTGCCATGCAGTCACTGTGGAACATCAAGGTGGCTGTGCTGGTCAAGCCAGAGCATGAGAACCGCATCAGCCACGTCAGTACATCCAGTGTGAAGACTGGCATCGCCAATACCCTGG GAAACAAGGGGGCCGTGGGTGTCTCCTTCATGTTCAATGGCACCTCGTTTGGCTTTGTGAATTGCCACCTCACCTCGGGAAATGAGAAGACTGCCCG ACGGAACCAGAACTACCTGGACATCCTGCGGCTGCTCTCGCTGGGTGACCGGCAGCTCAGTGCCTTTGACATCTCTCTGCGTTTCACTCACCTCTTCTGGTTCGGGGACCTCAACTACCGCCTTGACATGGATATACAG GAGATCCTGAACTACATCAGCAGGAAGGAGTTTGAGCCCCTGCTCAGGGTGGACCAGCTCAACCTGGAGCGGGAAAAGCACAAGGTTTTCCTTCGATTCA GTGAGGAGGAgatctccttcccacccacctACCGCTATGAGCGGGGTTCCCGGGACACATACGCCTGGCACAAGCAGAAGCCAACTGGG GTCCGGACCAACGTGCCTTCATGGTGTGACCGGATTCTCTGGAAGTCCTATCCCGAGACCCACATCATCTGCAATTCCTATG gctgcaCAGATGACATCGTCACCAGCGACCACTCCCCCGTGTTTGGGACATTTGAGGTTGGAGTTACCTCTCAGTTCATCTCCAAGAAAG GGCTCTCAAAGACCTCAGACCAGGCCTACATCGAGTTTGAGAGCATCGAGGCCATTGTGAAGACAGCCAGCCGCACCAAGTTCTTCATTGAGTTCTACTCCACCTGCCTGGAGG agtACAAGAAGAGCTTCGAAAATGATGCCCAGAGCAGTGACAACATCAACTTCCTCAAGGTGCAGTGGTCCTCACGCCAGCTGCCCACG ctcAAGCCCATTCTGGCTGACATCGAGTACCTGCAGGACCAGCACCTCCTGCTCACAGTCAAGTCCATGGACGGCTACGAATCCTATG GGGAGTGCGTGGTGGCGCTCAAGTCCATGATTGGCAGCACGGCCCAGCAGTTCCTGACCTTCCTGTCCCACCGCGGCGAAGAGACAGGCAACATCCGTGGCTCCATGAAGGTGCGGGTGCCCACAGAGCGCCTGGGCACCCGTGAGCGACTCTATG agTGGATCAGCATTGATAAGGATGAGGCAGGAGCAAAGAGCAAAGCCCCCTCTGTGTCCCGAGGCAGCCAGGAGCCCAG GTCAGGGAGCCGCAAGCCAGCCTCTGGAGAGGCCTCCTGTCCACTCTCCAAGTTATTTGAAGAACCAGAGAAACCACCACCAACTGggaggcccccagccccacctcgaGCTGCTCCCCGGGAGGAGCCCTTGACCCCCAG GTTGAAGCCAGAGGGCGCTCCAGAGCTGGAAGGGGTGGTGGCGCCCTCACCTAAGAACAGCTTCAATAACCCTGCTTACTACGTCCTTGAAGGGGTCCCACACCAGCTGCTGCCCCCGGAGCCACCCTCGCCTGCCAGGGCCCCTGTCCCACCTGCCACCAAGAACAAAGTGGCCATCACAGTGCCTGCTCCGCAGCTTGGGCGCCACCGGCCTCCCCGTGTGGGAGAGGGAAGCTCATCAGATGAAGAGTCTGGGGGCACACTGCCCCCTCCAGACtttccacccccacctctgccggATTCGGCCATCTTCCTGCCCCCCAGCCTGGATCCTTTGCCAGGGCCAGTGATCCGGGGCCGCAGTGCAGGTGAGGCCCGTGGCCCACCACCTCCCAAGGCCCATCCAAGACCCCCACTGCCCCCAGGCCCCTCTCCCACCAGCACTTTCCTGGGGGAGGCAGCCAGTGGGGATGACCGCTCCTGCTCAGTGCTGCAGATGGCCAAGACACTGAGTGAGGTGGACTACGCTCCTGCTGGGCCTGGCCGCTCCGTGCTCCTGCCAGGACCCCTGGAGCTGCAGCCGCCCCGGGGACTGCCCTCGGACTATGGCCGGCCTCTCAGCTTCCCTCCACCTCGCATCCGAGAGAGCATTCAGGAGGACCTGGCAGAAGAG CGACATCACCGAAGAAGATCTGGAGGAAGCTGGGGTGCAGGACCCGGCTCACAAGCGCCTCCTTCTGGACACCCTGCAGCTCAGCAAGTGATCGCGGTGGCACTGCGAAGCTAA
- the INPPL1 gene encoding phosphatidylinositol 3,4,5-trisphosphate 5-phosphatase 2 isoform X2 has translation MASACGAPGPGGAGPGAVLGSPAPAWYHRDLSRAAAEELLARAGRDGSFLVRDSESVAGAFALCVLYQKHVHTYRILPDGEDFLAVQTSQGVPVRRFQTLGELIGLYAQPNQGLVCALLLPVEREREPDLPDDRDASDGEDEKPPLPPRSGSTSISAPLGPSSPLPAPETPTTPAAESEVDKVLSGLEILSKVFDQQSSPMVTRLLQQQNPPQTGEQELESLVLKLSVLKDFLSGIQKKALKALQDMSSTAPPTPLQPSTRKAKTIPVQAFEVKLDVTLGDLTKIGKSQKFTLSVDVEGGRLVLLRRQRDSQEDWTTFTHDRIRQLIKSQRVQNKLGVVFEKEKDRTQRKDFIFVSARKREAFCQLLQLMKNKHSKQDEPDMISVFIGTWNMGSVPPPKNVTSWFTSKGLGKTLDEVTVTIPHDIYVFGTQENSVGDREWLDLLRGSLKELTDLDYRPIAMQSLWNIKVAVLVKPEHENRISHVSTSSVKTGIANTLGNKGAVGVSFMFNGTSFGFVNCHLTSGNEKTARRNQNYLDILRLLSLGDRQLSAFDISLRFTHLFWFGDLNYRLDMDIQEILNYISRKEFEPLLRVDQLNLEREKHKVFLRFSEEEISFPPTYRYERGSRDTYAWHKQKPTGVRTNVPSWCDRILWKSYPETHIICNSYGCTDDIVTSDHSPVFGTFEVGVTSQFISKKGLSKTSDQAYIEFESIEAIVKTASRTKFFIEFYSTCLEEYKKSFENDAQSSDNINFLKVQWSSRQLPTLKPILADIEYLQDQHLLLTVKSMDGYESYGECVVALKSMIGSTAQQFLTFLSHRGEETGNIRGSMKVRVPTERLGTRERLYEWISIDKDEAGAKSKAPSVSRGSQEPRSGSRKPASGEASCPLSKLFEEPEKPPPTGRPPAPPRAAPREEPLTPRLKPEGAPELEGVVAPSPKNSFNNPAYYVLEGVPHQLLPPEPPSPARAPVPPATKNKVAITVPAPQLGRHRPPRVGEGSSSDEESGGTLPPPDFPPPPLPDSAIFLPPSLDPLPGPVIRGRSAGEARGPPPPKAHPRPPLPPGPSPTSTFLGEAASGDDRSCSVLQMAKTLSEVDYAPAGPGRSVLLPGPLELQPPRGLPSDYGRPLSFPPPRIRESIQEDLAEEAPCPQVGRSGGLGEAGMGAWLRAIGLERYEEGLVHNGWDDLEFLSDITEEDLEEAGVQDPAHKRLLLDTLQLSK, from the exons ACCTCGCAGGGTGTGCCTGTGCGCCGCTTCCAGACCCTGGGGGAGCTCATCGGCCTGTACGCCCAGCCCAACCAGGGCCTGGTGTGTGCCCTGCTTCTGCCTGTGGAGCGGGAGCGAGAGCCAGACCTGCCGGATGACCGCGATGCCTCAG ATGGGGAGGATGAGAAGCCCCCACTGCCCCCGCGCTCTGGCTCTACCAGCATTTCTGCCCCCCTCGGGCCCAGCAGCCCCCTGCCAGCCCCTGAGACCCCCACGACTCCGGCTGCTGAGAG TGAGGTGGACAAGGTCCTGTCGGGCCTGGAGATCCTGTCCAAGGTGTTTGACCAGCAGAGCTCGCCCATGGTGACCCGCCTTTTGCAGCAGCAG AACCCACCACAGACTGGGGAGCAGGAGCTAGAGAGCCTGGTGCTAAAGCTGTCAGTGCTAAAGGACTTCCTGTCAGGCATCCAGAAGAAG GCCCTGAAGGCCCTACAGGACATGAGTTCCACAGCACCCCCGACCCCGCTGCAGCCATCCACACGTAAGGCCAAGACCATCCCCGTGCAGGCCTTTGAG GTGAAGCTGGATGTGACCCTGGGTGACCTGACCAAGATTGGGAAGTCACAGAAGTTCACGCTGAGTGTGGACGTGGAGGGTGGGCGGCTGGTGCTACTTCGGAGACAGCGGGACTCACAGGAGGACTGGACGACCTTCACGCATGACCGCA TCCGCCAGCTCATTAAGTCCCAGCGGGTCCAGAACAAGTTGGGCGTCGTGTTTGAGAAAGAGAAGGACCGGACACAGCGCAAGGACTTCATCTTTGTCAGCGCCCGG AAGCGGGAGGCCTTCTGCCAGCTGCTGCAGCTCATGAAGAATAAGCACTCCAAGCAGGACGAGCCCGACATGATCTCCGTCTTCATAGGCACCTGGAACATGG GAAGTGTGCCGCCTCCAAAAAATGTGACATCTTGGTTCACATCGAAGGGTCTGGGGAAGACCCTGGATGAGGTCACGGTGACCATACCCCATGACATCTATGTTTTTGGGACCCAGGAGAACTCGGTGGGCGACCGCGAGTGGCTGGACCTGCTCCGCGGGagcctcaaggagctcacagatcTGGATTACCGCCCG ATTGCCATGCAGTCACTGTGGAACATCAAGGTGGCTGTGCTGGTCAAGCCAGAGCATGAGAACCGCATCAGCCACGTCAGTACATCCAGTGTGAAGACTGGCATCGCCAATACCCTGG GAAACAAGGGGGCCGTGGGTGTCTCCTTCATGTTCAATGGCACCTCGTTTGGCTTTGTGAATTGCCACCTCACCTCGGGAAATGAGAAGACTGCCCG ACGGAACCAGAACTACCTGGACATCCTGCGGCTGCTCTCGCTGGGTGACCGGCAGCTCAGTGCCTTTGACATCTCTCTGCGTTTCACTCACCTCTTCTGGTTCGGGGACCTCAACTACCGCCTTGACATGGATATACAG GAGATCCTGAACTACATCAGCAGGAAGGAGTTTGAGCCCCTGCTCAGGGTGGACCAGCTCAACCTGGAGCGGGAAAAGCACAAGGTTTTCCTTCGATTCA GTGAGGAGGAgatctccttcccacccacctACCGCTATGAGCGGGGTTCCCGGGACACATACGCCTGGCACAAGCAGAAGCCAACTGGG GTCCGGACCAACGTGCCTTCATGGTGTGACCGGATTCTCTGGAAGTCCTATCCCGAGACCCACATCATCTGCAATTCCTATG gctgcaCAGATGACATCGTCACCAGCGACCACTCCCCCGTGTTTGGGACATTTGAGGTTGGAGTTACCTCTCAGTTCATCTCCAAGAAAG GGCTCTCAAAGACCTCAGACCAGGCCTACATCGAGTTTGAGAGCATCGAGGCCATTGTGAAGACAGCCAGCCGCACCAAGTTCTTCATTGAGTTCTACTCCACCTGCCTGGAGG agtACAAGAAGAGCTTCGAAAATGATGCCCAGAGCAGTGACAACATCAACTTCCTCAAGGTGCAGTGGTCCTCACGCCAGCTGCCCACG ctcAAGCCCATTCTGGCTGACATCGAGTACCTGCAGGACCAGCACCTCCTGCTCACAGTCAAGTCCATGGACGGCTACGAATCCTATG GGGAGTGCGTGGTGGCGCTCAAGTCCATGATTGGCAGCACGGCCCAGCAGTTCCTGACCTTCCTGTCCCACCGCGGCGAAGAGACAGGCAACATCCGTGGCTCCATGAAGGTGCGGGTGCCCACAGAGCGCCTGGGCACCCGTGAGCGACTCTATG agTGGATCAGCATTGATAAGGATGAGGCAGGAGCAAAGAGCAAAGCCCCCTCTGTGTCCCGAGGCAGCCAGGAGCCCAG GTCAGGGAGCCGCAAGCCAGCCTCTGGAGAGGCCTCCTGTCCACTCTCCAAGTTATTTGAAGAACCAGAGAAACCACCACCAACTGggaggcccccagccccacctcgaGCTGCTCCCCGGGAGGAGCCCTTGACCCCCAG GTTGAAGCCAGAGGGCGCTCCAGAGCTGGAAGGGGTGGTGGCGCCCTCACCTAAGAACAGCTTCAATAACCCTGCTTACTACGTCCTTGAAGGGGTCCCACACCAGCTGCTGCCCCCGGAGCCACCCTCGCCTGCCAGGGCCCCTGTCCCACCTGCCACCAAGAACAAAGTGGCCATCACAGTGCCTGCTCCGCAGCTTGGGCGCCACCGGCCTCCCCGTGTGGGAGAGGGAAGCTCATCAGATGAAGAGTCTGGGGGCACACTGCCCCCTCCAGACtttccacccccacctctgccggATTCGGCCATCTTCCTGCCCCCCAGCCTGGATCCTTTGCCAGGGCCAGTGATCCGGGGCCGCAGTGCAGGTGAGGCCCGTGGCCCACCACCTCCCAAGGCCCATCCAAGACCCCCACTGCCCCCAGGCCCCTCTCCCACCAGCACTTTCCTGGGGGAGGCAGCCAGTGGGGATGACCGCTCCTGCTCAGTGCTGCAGATGGCCAAGACACTGAGTGAGGTGGACTACGCTCCTGCTGGGCCTGGCCGCTCCGTGCTCCTGCCAGGACCCCTGGAGCTGCAGCCGCCCCGGGGACTGCCCTCGGACTATGGCCGGCCTCTCAGCTTCCCTCCACCTCGCATCCGAGAGAGCATTCAGGAGGACCTGGCAGAAGAG GCTCCGTGCCCGCAGGTCGGGCGGTCTGGTGGGCTGGGCGAGGCAGGCATGGGAGCCTGGCTGCGGGCCATCGGCTTGGAGCGCTATGAGGAGGGCCTGGTGCACAATGGCTGGGACGACCTGGAGTTTCTcag CGACATCACCGAAGAAGATCTGGAGGAAGCTGGGGTGCAGGACCCGGCTCACAAGCGCCTCCTTCTGGACACCCTGCAGCTCAGCAAGTGA